The following coding sequences are from one Biomphalaria glabrata chromosome 8, xgBioGlab47.1, whole genome shotgun sequence window:
- the LOC106054562 gene encoding glycine receptor subunit alpha-4-like — protein MNTWRLTGFVAVFCSLCVSSLLGTETTKRLKKSEILTNIVRLAQDTYDDLKTTPPLYDENYPATIQVVMYVSSIDAVNEASMDFTMGILLHLKWLDPRIHHPKAILYFKESGLDYLDFDTENIKKVWLPDIFFPDEKKGSFHDIMTRNQMMRLYKDGYILYISRLTLTLSCTMDLLNYPFDKQKCHVALMSFAYSDTDIEFKWINTSEAQSMQMFGNSEPIVWNDAVILPQFEVKKIFPGSCERRYHQKSGNHSCIQAGIHLTRNVGFYIVQMYIPSMLIVMLSWISFWLNSNSVPGRVSLGLLTVLTMTTQSSSVNAALPRVSYTKAIDVWMSTCLVFVFAALLEFAVVNVLSRKESIRGFSFRNMFAIPKDDEKEEGPPAMCEMTVPLDGFKDPDTQKKRRFPKKGIVYAVYVDVMARFFFPVCFILFIIVYWCVYGSQVDD, from the exons gCTCAAGAAATCAGAGATCTTGACAAATATAGTACGCTTAGCCCAAGATACGTATGATGACCTGAAGACTACGCCCCCACTATATGACGAAA ATTATCCAGCTACGATTCAAGTAGTGATGTATGTGTCAAGTATAGATGCAGTCAATGAAGCAAGCATG GACTTCACAATGGGGATACTGCTCCATCTGAAATGGTTGGATCCCAGAATACACCACCCTAAAGCCATCCTCTATTTTAAAGAGTCCGGACTTGACTACTTAGATTTCGACAcggaaaacataaagaaagtttGGCTGCCGGACATATTTTTTCCAGACGAGAAAAAAGGATCTTTTCATGACATCATGACCCGGAACCAGATGATGAGGCTCTATAAAGATGGTTATATCCTTTACATATCAAG ACTAACCTTGACCTTAAGTTGTACAATGGACCTATTAAACTATCCTTTCGACAAACAGAAATGTCACGTTGCCCTTATGAGCT TTGCTTATTCTGATACCGACATCGAGTTTAAGTGGATCAACACCTCAGAGGCTCAGAGCATGCAAATGTTCGGGAACTCTGAACCCATTGTCTGGAACGACGCTGTTATACTGCCTCAATTTGAAGTCAAGAAGATTTTTCCAGGCAGTTGTGAAAGACGATACCATCAGAAAAGTG GTAATCACAGCTGTATCCAGGCAGGTATTCACCTGACCAGAAACGTGGGCTTCTACATCGTGCAAATGTACATCCCTAGCATGCTGATCGTCATGCTGTCCTGGATCTCCTTTTGGCTCAACTCGAACTCTGTGCCAGGCAGAGTCTCGCTTGGCCTTTTGACAGTGCTTACCATGACGACCCAAAGTTCCA GTGTCAATGCCGCACTTCCAAGAGTGTCCTACACCAAGGCCATAGATGTCTGGATGTCTACGTGCCTGGTCTTTGTCTTCGCTGCACTGCTCGAGTTTGCCGTGGTCAACGTCTTGAGCCGCAAGGAATCCATTCGGGGCTTCTCTTTCAGGAATATGTTTGCCATCCCGAAGGATGACGAGAAAGAAGAAGGGCCCCCGGCAATGTGTGAG ATGACGGTACCTCTAGACGGCTTCAAAGATCCTGATACACAAAAGAAGAGACGCTTTCCCAAAAAAGGAATAGTTTACGCGGTCTATGTTGACGTCATGGCGCGGTTCTTCTTTCCAGTTTGCtttattctatttataataGTTTATTGGTGTGTGTACGGGTCTCAGGTAGACGATTAA